AAGGTTAGCGGGACAATAGATTTCATTTCACACATGACATGACAAAACAGTTGGGACAAAAGATTTCATTTCACACAAGACTTGACAATTCTAGACACGAATACACGAATCTGAGACACGACACAACACGAATACATCTTAAAAATTGAGATAAAGCTTATTTCTCATCGTGTAAAATTCGTAGCTGACACGTTTTCatgacacgaatacacgaattGTCAAGTCTACTGGACATGACATAGCAAAACAATCTAGTTTAATAAATGTGAACTTAATGGCTAATAATGTAATTTGGTTTGCAGGGTGTATTTGGTGTACTAAGTATACCAGCCGGGTTGGTTATGTTGGTTGGATTTATGTTGGAAGAGCCCTTGGTCACCGGTTATTCTCACAAACGGGTAGGTTTCTTTtggtattgtttttttttattgctATGATTGAACCATTCTTTAATGATATGTAGGTTAGCCAAAAGTTTTTTGATGCTATTAAAACTATGGTGACAGCTCTAAAAAGCCCGGATGTTTGGCGACCCAGTTTGTATATGTATCTATCACTTGCATTGGGGGTGAGCATACATGAAGGAATGTTCTATTGGTACACCGATGCAAAGGCTGGCCCATCTTTCTCCCAGGTAGATTAACCCTTCCCCGTATAAAGTCCCACATTAGCTAGCTAAACACACTTGCATATGGCCTATTTTGGAGAGAAAACCTAAAACTCCACacatctaatatggtatcaacctcTATGTATATTGGAGTCTACACGGTATCCTTAATGACTCTTTTGACAAGTAATTCTAGGACTCCACATGtatctaatatggtatcagagcaagtAAAGTCACACCTATATGTATGTTGGAGTCTAATCTCTCTGGACCCTACATATCTAACAAACACTATTTGACGCAGGAAGTGATCGGATCCATATTTTCCGTGGGTGCAATCGGTTCTCTTTTGGGTGTTTTGCTATACCAAAATGTCTTCAGAAACTATCCCTTCCGCAGTGTACTATTTTGGACTCAACTCCTATTTGGTGCTTCAAGTCTTCTCGATTTAGCATTAGTATTACGTCTAAACCTAAAATTCGGTGTACCGGATTACATCTTTGTAGTAATGGACGAAGCAGTTTCTAAAATGATCGCACGTCTCAAATGGATGCCACTTCTTGTTCTCAGTTCCAAATTATGTCCATCTGGAATCGAAGGCACTTTCTTTGCTTTGCTAATGTCAATCGATCATGTTGGAATGTTGTCTTCTTCGTGGGCTGGAAGCCTACTGCTTCATGCCCTAAATGTCACGAGAATTGAATTTGATAATTTGTGGGTCGCGATATTGATTCGGAGCTTTGCAAGGCTTTTTCCAATTGCGCTTTTGTTTCTGGTTCCTAGAAATGATCCGaattcttcaattcttccatcTGAGTTGTTGATGACAAAAAAGGGCGATGATGTATTGGAGTCTGAGAGTGCGGAAATGATGTCTCTGGTTAACAATGGTGTATGAGTTGTGATTGGTGGTTGTTGATCATGAATCAGAGTGGGAAATGAACACAGAAAGAGAAGACTTGGAGATGTATTATTTGAACAATCCTGAACAGATGCAAGCTATAGAACAAGTAAGTGGGAATGAAGTAGGGGTTTATAGAATGCAATTTACTTCATGTATTCACATTAATATACTACTCTCACTTAGGAGATTTAAATCATTCTTACAAGCTTATAAAATCATATACTGCATCCATAGATTTGTAATAAAACAATTTAGAAGAATGTATGTATTAAAAAGATTAATATCATTGTAACAAACTAATAATATTTTCATAAATCACcattgattttaaaaaaaaaagctaTCAGAAGTTAGCAACTTGAACTTAGGGCACACAAAATACCACTATTTAAATGGTAGTTtgtgaaaaaaaaacaacaaatagTTCGTTATTGGTTTATGACATTTTATAACAATTGTGTTTTGTAAAAAGCAAGTAGTTTGGCCATTTATGACATTAACCCTATTAAAAGTGCATTTTGTGTGAGGTCGATTTTTCTTTTCAgtcaattttttgattttttggttcattaaatatataatataattcaTTGAAATTTACGATTAACCTTCCAAGAAGACATGATCAAACACAAAAAATCAACGAAATGAACATTTTATTGATAAACTTTACAAATCAAAAACCTCATTCTAAATCTTAACCTAAAATAAAACTTTCCGCACAATAAATCAACAAGATAAATTCTGAAAGAATTGGAACTTATCTGTTATCTCTAAGGCAACAATTTATGGAAGTTGCAACTAAAGAGACAAGAACATTTTAGGGGTTTCTCCAAGGCTATTAGGAGGGGTCACCACTTATCATTCCATAAGTGTTGTCACCTTATCGCCACATTGCTAACACTTCCCTACCATACACCTAGGAAATTGTCACgactcactacaagaaaaaaggcaaTTAGTGgcgacaaaagtcgccggtaaaGAGTAATCAAGTCGCCGGTAATGGTAATAATGACGACACATCATCGGTAATAAGTCGTCGCTATTGATCAAAACGTCGCCGGTAAAGATaattgtcgccgctaatgctcaTGTCGCCGACAATTACGTGTCGCTGCTAATGCCTATGTCACTGCTAATGATGGTGTCGTCGGTAATAGTGTCGCCTGTAATaacatttttgtcattttttaattttttttaatcaatgaTTTTGGGTATAAAAAATCGATACATAACGacattaaatacataaaaaaaaaacctaCATAACAACATTCGATTAGATACCAAATATTGTTATAATAAATTTCATATCAAAATAAACAACCAAAGTTTTACAATTCTAACAAATAGCAAAGTGTGACGCCAAGTCTAACATACAACACATAAATTAATTATCCGACAATCCACCATCTCCGTTCCCATCGTTTCCTCCTTGATTATTCCCCGATTGAAAAAACGCATAAAGCTCCTCCCTACATGCCCGGGTCGTTAAGCATTGCCCGgagattttccaactacataataaataacaacatatataaatttataagttAAATTGtcaaacataaataaaaactaccatagtacattgctatttcttgcacttaaaTACAAGATATaccaaaagtacattgctatttctttgcacttgggacaaaaacacaattaccaaatcaacatgcatttatcaacgccaaagtacattgctatctttaaactaagacaaaaaaaaaaaaaaaaaccaaagtacattgttatttcttgcacttgggacaaaaacccaattaacaaagcttttagcaaataatcaccacaaaccaaaattaccaaatcaacatgcattttatgatgccaaagtacattgctatttttaaactagaGACAaaaaatcaaagtacattgctatttcttgcacttgggacaaaaacccaattaacaaagcttttagcaaataaacaccacaaaccaaaattaccaaatcaacatgcattttatgatgccaaagtacattgctatttttaaactagagaaaaaaccaaagtacattgctatttcttgcacttgggacaaaagcACAATTACCAAATCAATATGCATTAACTGATACCAAAGTACAtcgctatttttaaactaagacaaaaaaaaccaaagtacattgctatttgttgcacttgggataAAAAACCAATTACCAAAACTTTTAGAAAGTAATCACCACAAacaaaaattaccaaatcaacatgcatttattgCTTTTGTGCGTTCCAAGAGTACCCCAGTCGTTGGATTAAAAAAACGATCGAATAGTTCTAGTTTACCAAAACGTGAAAGTGCAGATCCGTGTCATGGCCCTTTAGTGACGACACCAATAACGGCGACATggacctttagcgacgacatatCAATATGTCGCCGCTAATGGTTATATTTTTTGTAGTGACTCCTCATCACTTTTCTATACTTGTACAATTTGTATTAATGTTTCtatatttgagagagagagagagagagagtttaggcGTGGTCAAGCGTAGAAAAAACCATTGGAACCACACCACGCCCCATAATGCCACACAAGGGTGGTGTTCACATGTTTCACGCGTACCACACGCGACTATAACGTCGATGCTCCTAATAGCCTAAGTAGAATGACGTAATGAGAAACTCTAATCGTACATGATATTAATGTCCCACTAGCTTGAGAATTTTGGGGTTTTCTCTTACTAAGATGTCAAAATGTAGTTCTTTAGCTTCCAATTTAATTAATGCCCCACTACCATGAGATTCCTTTTCAACGGTCGTTGTGCCtaatctttcaccacatttaAAAAACAAAGAAACCTTCCATTTTTAATCCAATCATGGAACTTTCCAAGTTAAAACAATACTTTCAAACATATTGTTTTTTCAAGTTAAGGTGGAAGATGAACCATAAAGTGCCAACTTTCAATACCCTCCTTCAACCTAAACTTGAAAAGCATTTACTAAATTTAGTTAATCACAAACAAAAATGTTGAGAAGCTCCATGTGACTTTGTTAAAAGATCAACCACTTGTTGATAGGTATCAACTTTTAAAACCATTACCACTCCCTTTTATATTTTATCTGTTACTATTCGTATGTCAATTTCAATGTGTTTTGTTCGTGCATAAAAAATGGGATTAGATTAAATAAGTATAGTTAATTTTTTGCCTATAAAAACATTAACATGCATATCATATTGTGATAACCTGTTTTCACATGGCTCACAATTCCATGGATAGTTTCATTCGAGATCATGATGGAGGACATAGCTTGTGATAATCTAGTTTAGCGAATCACACATATAAGGCCCATCATGTATGCAAATATAGGTAAGGCGGGCGAAGAGGACGGATGTTTTAGCGGCTGAAAGAGTCGTAACTGAAAACCGAAGTATTAATAGGAATATCGGTGGTTTGAATCCTTCTCCATCCACGAGGTCATAAGTTCCCTCTTGCGTTATTTACAGATAAGATCGAACTAGATTGActcgagttatatatatatatatatatatatatatatatatatatatatatatatatatatatatatatatatatatagagagagagagagagagaaagagtgtgtgtgtgtgtgtgtgaggatCATATGTTACCTacaattattgtgttattgtgttACTATTGCAACTCTTACTAGAATGTCATATTTGCACTTCTTTCCTCCAGATTAGTTCAAGAATGTTCAACAATGTCAtattaattttagttttattctaggaatttttttaaaagaacaaaattatatatttttgacaGGTTGCATTCTtgaaaaaatgtcattttaattTTAGGTAATAACCTATTTTCACATAGCTCACAATTCCATGGATAGTTTTGTTCGAGATCATGATGGAGGACATAGCTTGTGATCATCTAGTTTAGCGAATCACACATATAAGGCCCatctttgtaacgcccgtagatccgggctagtcaatttagagataataggggtcgaaaacaacttttcgacaaaagattatttagaataaataatcttaaccaagttttagaatatgtctcaaaggttccgtacatataaagagcgctgaaatccgagttataacaaagaagttatgacccgtcgaagtttagcgacagaaccgacacgacaccgcgaagacgtaaatagtgaatttatgatagagcttcTTTTAGCCTtaataatctaaatgaaagtcgtagaatatgttaacctgagagcgtccataaaaagaacgcccaaatctgacttcttatgaggaagttatgatttttcgaagtttcggcttagcggtgtacagcccgaagtttGAGTATTAGATcaagcagtttttagccgacacaaccaaaacgagaattgaagatctcgttattagtagcgtaacgataaaaagacagacgaaaatggacatcggataaagaagttatgaagtcaaaattagccgacggagtctaaacgaaagctgtagagtacgtctccacctacgcgtggatataaataacatcaaaaacagagttcgtatgaacgagttacaaattataatagcatatttacgtattaaaataaagtataaaccatatatacgtacacatatatatacatatgtatatatcattagaaaggtatcgacgatgggGTCATTATAacactaatgttgagttctttcgacattagtttagtgcaaatatcgttaaatctatttaaaatagtattataaatgggtgtttagttgtttatataactataaggtcattaagtaattatggatggtagtttttgtaaattcaattactataaataagaggcttgggctatcatatttcttgcaccattctcttgattcaagagtctttctctccttatcccccgagcatttcggtccctcgtgattcgacttctctttctgtagtttttagtatagtaagatgagcgctgaagcgctgcacggatctttcttagaaagattcagcgatgaagttctgcccctgcagagcccgactcctaacaaaaatccccttgtaagtaagttatgcttaccctattttaaatatagtttatatttaaaattagtattgttattataaatttataataaatttttgagctattattataacttatataagtgtcgttataatatctttttaactactcgcggtacggggaatctggtttaaagggccgcatagggttgttggatttcagaagtgctatacgccaaaatggtcctgccctccggtgttttatgtctggcccctgtctgtacatagtggttggaaagtattgtttaaacgcttatataataataataataataataataataataataataataataataataagactaataattagtcacggtaaatattagactaaaatctagtggtgataatactaggtttcgtcgaaggaaattattttaaagtaaacgaagcgttgtccgagtaccgagtcaccaccttctcaagtgagtgcatagtctctttcatcttacacatagatatgaagtattttaatataaattacgtgttgtgtgtgcatattgtctgaatacttgttgtctatgttgggtgaaagatttttatacatgtttt
The genomic region above belongs to Lactuca sativa cultivar Salinas chromosome 4, Lsat_Salinas_v11, whole genome shotgun sequence and contains:
- the LOC111892241 gene encoding probable folate-biopterin transporter 3; the protein is MDEADNIKRRKDGNLIWRPVNWIRMLSDELSWRFVLAVVIVYGINQGTSIGLYRVSVQYYMKDVQKLQPSEAQFYSGIIQIPWIIKPLWGLMTDIVPIFRLRRRPYFIFAGLIGSMAMLVPAFSTNLSLVWAILSFMTASAGVAIADVTIDACVTENSISHPSLAGDMQSLCGISSSIGQLVGFALSGVLVHMIGPKGVFGVLSIPAGLVMLVGFMLEEPLVTGYSHKRVSQKFFDAIKTMVTALKSPDVWRPSLYMYLSLALGVSIHEGMFYWYTDAKAGPSFSQEVIGSIFSVGAIGSLLGVLLYQNVFRNYPFRSVLFWTQLLFGASSLLDLALVLRLNLKFGVPDYIFVVMDEAVSKMIARLKWMPLLVLSSKLCPSGIEGTFFALLMSIDHVGMLSSSWAGSLLLHALNVTRIEFDNLWVAILIRSFARLFPIALLFLVPRNDPNSSILPSELLMTKKGDDVLESESAEMMSLVNNGV